GCACACACCACAAGCACTACTAACACAAGCCTCATGCCAAGGAGACGCAAGGAAAGTTTCTCCTATGCTGCCTTCCTCGAGCGATCAGTGGAATGGTCAGCGTACTCGCAGGGTTTCCCAGTTCCCACACCTTGATTGTAATCTTAGGGCAAATGCTCATCTGGTTTAGAGCCTAGAGATGAGCAGAGGAACAGAGATGGGGCTCTCCTCgcccatggcagggtggcacaTCTCTAGCATGTCCAGTTCCCTGAACCGCTCCAGAACCCGCATCTTGCACTCCTCAGCTGCCATCAGACCAGTGGAGAAGGCTCCGTGCACCGTGCCAGTGTACTTGATACTTGTAGCCTCCCCTGCGAAGAAGAGATTGTCCACAGGGATGCGCAGCTTCTCATACAGGTCACGAGGTTTGTCCACCCCATCAAAGGTGTAGGAACCAAGTGTGTTCTCGTCCGAGCCCCAGTGTGAAACTAGGTAATTTATCTGCAGTAGAATTTGAGCAACATGACTGAGAAATGGCATAGCAAGATTCTTGAAAATGGTATTTGGGATTAGTGCCGACAAACTAACCGGCTCAGCTGCATTGGGAAGGATCTTCTTCAACTGGGAGAATGCAAATTGGGCAGCAGCCTCATCTGACATCTTTTCAATGTCACGAGCAAGGCGGCCAGCAGGCATGTAAACAAGAACAGGGTGGCCTGTTGCCTTGTGAAGGTTGAGGAAATAGCTGCAGCCATATGTGCTGGAGGAAACAACCCCAAGGAACTCCACGTTAGGCCAGAAAACCTGGCTGAAGTGAAGAACAATTTTGTTCTCAACTCCAACTGAAAGTTCTCTAATTGCTTCTTCCTTCCACTCTGGCAATCTCGGCTCAAATTTAATGGTGTTTGCTTTCAGAACACCCAAGGGAACAGCGATTACTGCAGCATCAGCAACAAACGTTTTACCACTGCTTACAGTAACCTCCACCCTGTTCCTGTGGCGAACAATTTCAACAACCCTAAAGAAATGAACTTGGATCAGTACTGAAGGAATGGCGGATGAAACTACAACTGTTGCTTaacaaatggaaaagaaaagcaTATATATGCATACCTATGGCCAAGACGTATATCTAAGCCTTTTGCCAGAGTATTTATAACCGGACGATATCCACGAACCATGAGGCCATGGCCACCTGGAAGCAGTACCTCCTGCAGCCCATAACACATAATACAGTCAATACATAAGGCAC
This genomic window from Phragmites australis chromosome 7, lpPhrAust1.1, whole genome shotgun sequence contains:
- the LOC133925018 gene encoding polyamine oxidase 3 isoform X1 — translated: MANNSSYGENVRRKPHTPSAIVIGGGFAGLAAADALRNASFEVMLLESRDRIGGRVHTDYSFGFPVDLGASWLHGVCEENPLAPIISRLGLPLYRTSGDDSVLFDHDLESYALYDTNGHQVPQELVEKIGKVFETILEETGKLREQINGDMSIAKAIAIVMERNPHLRQEGIAHEILQWYLCRMEGWFATDADSISLQGWDQEVLLPGGHGLMVRGYRPVINTLAKGLDIRLGHRVVEIVRHRNRVEVTVSSGKTFVADAAVIAVPLGVLKANTIKFEPRLPEWKEEAIRELSVGVENKIVLHFSQVFWPNVEFLGVVSSSTYGCSYFLNLHKATGHPVLVYMPAGRLARDIEKMSDEAAAQFAFSQLKKILPNAAEPINYLVSHWGSDENTLGSYTFDGVDKPRDLYEKLRIPVDNLFFAGEATSIKYTGTVHGAFSTGLMAAEECKMRVLERFRELDMLEMCHPAMGEESPISVPLLISRL
- the LOC133925018 gene encoding polyamine oxidase 3 isoform X2, producing MLLESRDRIGGRVHTDYSFGFPVDLGASWLHGVCEENPLAPIISRLGLPLYRTSGDDSVLFDHDLESYALYDTNGHQVPQELVEKIGKVFETILEETGKLREQINGDMSIAKAIAIVMERNPHLRQEGIAHEILQWYLCRMEGWFATDADSISLQGWDQEVLLPGGHGLMVRGYRPVINTLAKGLDIRLGHRVVEIVRHRNRVEVTVSSGKTFVADAAVIAVPLGVLKANTIKFEPRLPEWKEEAIRELSVGVENKIVLHFSQVFWPNVEFLGVVSSSTYGCSYFLNLHKATGHPVLVYMPAGRLARDIEKMSDEAAAQFAFSQLKKILPNAAEPINYLVSHWGSDENTLGSYTFDGVDKPRDLYEKLRIPVDNLFFAGEATSIKYTGTVHGAFSTGLMAAEECKMRVLERFRELDMLEMCHPAMGEESPISVPLLISRL